The Bacteroides acidifaciens genome includes a region encoding these proteins:
- a CDS encoding phosphoribosylaminoimidazolecarboxamide formyltransferase, translating into MANELELKYGCNPNQKPARIFMKEGELPIEVLNGRPGYINLLDAFNSWQLVKELKEATGLPAAASFKHVSPAGAAVAVEMSDTLKKIYFVDDVKLSPLATAYARARGADRMSSYGDFIALSDTCDEETARIINREVSDGVIAPDYTPEALEILRNKRKGTYNVIKIDPAYRPAPIEHKDVFGVTFEQGRNELKIDESLLKEMPTANKEIPADAKRDLIIALITLKYTQSNSVCYAKDGQAIGIGAGQQSRIHCTRLAGNKADIWYLRQHPKVMNLPWIEKIRRADRDNTIDVYISEDHEDVLADGVWQQFFTEKPEVLTREEKRAWLDTMTGVSLGSDAFFPFGDNIERAHKSGVSYIAQPGGSVRDDHVISTCDKYNMAMAFTGIRLFHH; encoded by the coding sequence ATGGCAAACGAACTCGAATTGAAATACGGCTGCAACCCTAATCAAAAGCCTGCCCGTATTTTTATGAAAGAAGGTGAACTCCCCATCGAAGTTCTGAACGGACGCCCCGGTTACATCAATCTGCTGGATGCGTTCAACAGTTGGCAATTAGTAAAGGAACTGAAAGAAGCTACCGGACTACCGGCTGCCGCTTCCTTTAAACATGTCAGCCCGGCGGGTGCCGCCGTCGCAGTGGAGATGAGCGATACGCTGAAAAAGATTTATTTTGTAGATGACGTAAAACTGTCACCGCTGGCAACAGCATATGCACGTGCACGCGGCGCAGACCGCATGTCGTCTTATGGAGATTTTATCGCATTATCCGATACTTGCGACGAAGAGACAGCACGCATCATTAATCGTGAAGTGTCCGATGGCGTTATTGCACCGGATTATACTCCCGAAGCTTTGGAAATCCTGAGAAATAAAAGAAAAGGTACATATAATGTAATAAAGATAGACCCTGCTTATCGTCCGGCTCCTATCGAACACAAAGATGTGTTCGGCGTGACTTTCGAACAAGGTAGAAACGAACTGAAAATTGACGAAAGCCTTTTGAAAGAGATGCCCACAGCCAACAAAGAAATTCCGGCTGACGCAAAACGTGATTTGATTATTGCCCTAATCACTTTGAAATATACACAATCCAACTCTGTATGTTATGCAAAGGACGGACAGGCGATTGGTATCGGTGCAGGTCAACAATCCCGCATTCACTGTACGCGCCTGGCAGGCAACAAAGCTGATATATGGTATTTACGCCAGCACCCGAAGGTGATGAATCTGCCGTGGATTGAGAAGATTCGCCGTGCCGACCGCGACAATACCATCGACGTATATATTTCAGAAGACCACGAAGATGTATTGGCAGACGGCGTTTGGCAACAGTTCTTCACTGAAAAGCCGGAAGTACTGACCCGCGAAGAAAAACGCGCTTGGCTGGACACCATGACAGGAGTATCCTTAGGTTCGGATGCTTTCTTCCCGTTTGGAGATAATATCGAAAGAGCACATAAGAGCGGGGTCAGCTACATTGCACAACCGGGCGGTTCTGTACGTGACGACCATGTTATCAGCACTTGCGACAAGTATAATATGGCAATGGCATTTACGGGTATCCGCTTGTTCCACCATTAA
- a CDS encoding cation diffusion facilitator family transporter — translation MSRENILIKTSWISTIGNAILSASKIIIGLLAGSLAVLGDGIDSATDVIISVVMIFTARVISRPPSKKYVFGYEKAESIATKILSLMIFYAGMQMLLSSVTSIFSDEVKEIPSAIAIYVTIFSIVGKLLLASYQYKQGKKIDSSMLTANAINMRNDVVISAGVLFGLIFTFIFKLPILDSITGLIISLFIIKSSIGIFLDSNVELMDGVKDVNVYNKIFEAVEKVPGASNPHRVRSRMIGNRYIITLDIEVNPQITITQAHEIAGAVEKSIESSIDNVYDILVHVEPAGECQTDEKFGVDKDMV, via the coding sequence ATGTCAAGAGAGAATATCTTAATCAAAACCTCATGGATTAGCACCATAGGCAATGCAATCCTGTCTGCATCAAAAATCATTATCGGTTTGTTAGCCGGAAGTCTGGCGGTACTCGGCGATGGTATCGACTCGGCGACGGACGTCATTATCTCTGTCGTCATGATTTTCACGGCACGGGTCATCAGCCGCCCGCCTTCAAAAAAATACGTGTTCGGTTATGAGAAAGCGGAAAGCATCGCGACCAAAATTCTGTCACTTATGATATTTTATGCCGGCATGCAAATGCTACTGTCATCCGTCACAAGCATCTTTTCGGATGAAGTGAAAGAAATCCCATCGGCTATCGCTATTTATGTGACTATATTCTCCATTGTAGGGAAACTGCTGCTGGCATCATACCAATACAAACAAGGAAAGAAAATAGACAGCTCCATGCTGACGGCAAATGCGATAAATATGCGTAATGATGTCGTTATCTCGGCGGGAGTTTTATTTGGTCTGATTTTTACTTTTATATTCAAATTGCCGATACTCGATTCGATAACGGGACTGATAATCAGCCTCTTTATCATCAAGTCGTCCATCGGCATTTTCCTTGACTCGAATGTGGAACTCATGGATGGCGTGAAGGATGTCAATGTGTATAATAAGATATTCGAAGCTGTCGAGAAAGTACCGGGGGCAAGCAATCCGCACCGGGTCAGGTCAAGAATGATAGGGAACCGGTATATAATTACGCTCGATATAGAGGTGAATCCGCAGATAACAATTACACAGGCGCACGAGATTGCCGGGGCAGTGGAGAAAAGCATTGAAAGCTCGATAGATAATGTCTATGATATTCTGGTGCATGTGGAACCTGCCGGAGAGTGTCAGACGGATGAAAAATTCGGGGTAGACAAGGATATGGTATGA
- a CDS encoding family 20 glycosylhydrolase — MFKQLSTSLLIVSACVFSACTSVVKQEVAILPTPVSLTEQSGAFVFKDEMKIGVSDQSLFPAVGYLQEILRNVVSSSVEVTADKNQVDVYFQLGNTGGNPGSYKLQSTPEFIRVEANDYSGIISAVTTIRQLLPAEIEMQGTKRTYSIPAVQIEDAPRFEWRGFMLDASRHFWNKEEVKHVLDLMSLYKLNKFHWHLTDDQGWRIEIEKYPLLTEKGAWRQFNNHDRTCMARAAEEDNTDFLIPEDKLRIVEGDTLYGGYYTHDDVKEIVAYAAQRGIDVIPEIDMPGHFLAAISQYPDLACDGLVGWGETFSSPICPGKDATLEFCRNVFKEVFELFPYEYVHMGGDEVEKNNWKKCPRCQKRIRTEKLGSVEELQAWFVRDMEKFFHANGKKLVGWDEVVKDGLSSDATIMWWRSWAKDALPTATTQQQKVIACPNDFFYFDYAQDQNSVKKILAFDPYADDSLSSEQKEYIWGVQANLWAEWIPTMKRIEYMIVPRMIALSEIAWAEPVAKPELDEFYRQLVPQFKRMDVMGVNYRIPDLQGFYKVNAFIDDATVNLTCPLPDTEIRYTTDGSMPNKQSSLYDGALKIKETTDFTFRTFRKDGSPSDVVRTKYVKAPYAEAATTPASLQPGLKAVWHDFRGNLCADIDAAPIKEEYVIESVSIPEGVKGDIGLVLTGYLEVPADGIYTFALLSDDGSTLKLDGELLGDNDGAHSPVEIIVQKALKAGLHPMEVRYFDCNGGVLQMELVNDKGEKTVLPKEWLKHE; from the coding sequence ATGTTCAAACAACTAAGTACCTCTTTGCTGATTGTATCAGCTTGTGTATTTTCTGCTTGCACGTCTGTTGTCAAGCAGGAAGTTGCAATTTTACCTACCCCCGTAAGTCTGACTGAGCAGTCGGGCGCCTTTGTTTTTAAGGATGAAATGAAGATAGGGGTGTCCGACCAGTCCCTCTTTCCGGCAGTCGGCTACCTGCAAGAGATTCTTCGGAACGTAGTGTCATCTTCTGTCGAAGTCACTGCTGATAAAAATCAGGTAGATGTCTATTTCCAGTTGGGGAATACTGGCGGGAACCCCGGTTCTTACAAACTTCAGTCTACACCGGAATTTATCCGGGTGGAAGCCAACGATTATTCGGGCATTATTTCCGCTGTTACCACTATCCGTCAGTTGCTTCCCGCCGAAATAGAAATGCAGGGTACGAAGCGTACTTACTCCATTCCTGCTGTACAGATAGAAGACGCTCCCCGTTTTGAGTGGCGCGGATTTATGCTGGACGCTTCCCGTCACTTTTGGAATAAAGAAGAAGTGAAGCACGTGTTGGATTTGATGTCTCTGTACAAATTGAACAAATTCCACTGGCATCTCACCGATGACCAGGGTTGGCGCATAGAGATTGAGAAATATCCGCTGCTGACAGAAAAGGGGGCATGGAGACAATTCAACAATCACGACCGTACTTGTATGGCGCGTGCGGCAGAGGAAGACAATACGGACTTCCTGATTCCTGAGGACAAACTACGGATTGTGGAAGGCGACACGTTGTATGGAGGTTATTATACGCACGATGATGTAAAAGAAATAGTGGCTTATGCCGCACAGAGAGGGATTGATGTGATACCCGAGATTGATATGCCGGGACATTTTCTGGCAGCTATCAGCCAGTATCCGGATTTAGCTTGCGACGGCTTGGTTGGTTGGGGAGAGACATTCTCTTCTCCCATCTGTCCGGGCAAAGATGCGACTTTAGAATTCTGCCGGAATGTCTTCAAGGAAGTTTTTGAACTTTTCCCTTATGAGTATGTGCATATGGGTGGAGACGAAGTGGAAAAGAATAACTGGAAGAAATGCCCCCGTTGCCAAAAACGTATCCGTACGGAGAAATTGGGTTCGGTGGAAGAGCTTCAGGCATGGTTTGTACGTGATATGGAGAAATTCTTCCATGCCAACGGAAAGAAACTCGTAGGTTGGGATGAAGTAGTGAAGGACGGATTATCTTCAGACGCTACTATTATGTGGTGGAGAAGTTGGGCGAAAGATGCACTGCCCACGGCAACAACGCAACAGCAAAAAGTGATAGCCTGTCCGAACGATTTTTTTTACTTCGACTATGCCCAAGACCAGAACTCAGTAAAGAAGATATTAGCATTCGACCCGTATGCAGACGACAGCCTGTCATCGGAACAGAAAGAATATATCTGGGGTGTACAGGCGAATCTTTGGGCGGAATGGATTCCGACAATGAAGCGCATCGAATACATGATTGTTCCCCGCATGATAGCATTGAGTGAAATAGCCTGGGCTGAGCCGGTAGCCAAACCGGAACTTGATGAGTTCTACCGTCAGCTTGTTCCGCAATTCAAGCGTATGGATGTAATGGGAGTGAACTACCGTATTCCCGATTTGCAGGGATTCTACAAGGTGAACGCGTTTATAGATGATGCTACGGTGAATCTGACTTGTCCGCTGCCGGACACTGAAATCCGCTATACAACGGATGGAAGCATGCCTAACAAGCAATCGTCTCTTTATGATGGCGCCCTGAAAATAAAGGAGACAACGGACTTTACTTTCCGTACTTTCCGCAAGGATGGTTCTCCTTCGGACGTGGTACGTACAAAATATGTCAAAGCCCCTTATGCGGAAGCTGCAACAACTCCGGCTTCTTTGCAACCCGGACTGAAAGCCGTATGGCACGACTTCCGCGGAAATCTCTGTGCGGATATTGACGCTGCTCCCATAAAGGAAGAGTACGTCATAGAATCCGTATCTATCCCCGAAGGAGTGAAGGGCGACATTGGTCTGGTACTGACCGGCTATCTGGAAGTTCCTGCCGACGGCATTTATACATTTGCCCTTCTCTCGGACGACGGCAGCACGTTGAAACTTGACGGTGAATTGCTGGGAGATAACGACGGCGCACATTCTCCGGTAGAGATTATCGTGCAGAAAGCATTGAAAGCCGGATTGCATCCGATGGAAGTACGTTATTTCGATTGTAATGGCGGTGTGCTGCAAATGGAATTGGTAAATGATAAAGGTGAAAAGACTGTTCTTCCGAAAGAATGGTTGAAACATGAATAA